One Corythoichthys intestinalis isolate RoL2023-P3 chromosome 9, ASM3026506v1, whole genome shotgun sequence DNA window includes the following coding sequences:
- the LOC130921931 gene encoding G-protein coupled receptor 61-like produces MEPAWNASNLPPHLPSNMSTSALAEGWPPSQWLALTAMLLMDLLAVVGNVAVMTVIAKVPQLHKFAFVFHLCLVDLLAALVLMPLGMVSSRAFFGEAMCRSYLFLSVFLVSAAILSISVINVERYYYIIHPMRYEVKMTVGLVASVLVGIWVKALAMSALPLLAWVLQGARTPLLEGSGGGGGVSSPPAQGQRRCSLHWTGGGSNRLAFMVFFTLLYFLCPLLVIFVVYCNMFKVARVAAMHHGPLPTWTDTPRRRRSESLSSRSTMVTSSGTGTGTGRETPGRPLGGGKAAAVLAGVGGQFLCCWLPYFSFHLYSALAASPPAALASLEEAVTWIGYFCFTSNPFFYGCLNRQIREELGKHLPCLFRRAGLEVEDRLPSREGSIEENFLQFLQGTGCNLEPQNSHSTSSPKGEACRPMAQSQAPEPAHPLPADFRIPGQIAEETYEFIETDQAKNNHIDTDT; encoded by the coding sequence ATGGAGCCAGCATGGAACGCCTCCAACCTGCCTCCACACCTCCCATCCAACATGTCTACCTCTGCTCTGGCCGAGGGCTGGCCTCCGTCCCAGTGGCTAGCCCTGACTGCCATGCTGCTCATGGATCTGTTGGCTGTGGTGGGAAACGTGGCCGTAATGACGGTCATCGCAAAAGTCCCGCAGCTCCACAAGTTTGCCTTTGTATTCCACCTGTGCTTGGTGGACCTGCTGGCGGCCTTGGTTCTGATGCCCCTCGGCATGGTCTCCAGTCGAGCTTTCTTCGGGGAGGCCATGTGCCGGAGTTACCTGTTCCTCAGCGTATTCCTGGTCAGCGCTGCCATCCTCTCCATCTCAGTCATCAACGTGGAACGCTATTATTACATCATACACCCCATGCGTTACGAGGTGAAGATGACCGTCGGCCTGGTAGCGTCAGTGCTGGTAGGGATATGGGTGAAAGCCTTGGCCATGTCTGCTTTGCCGCTGCTCGCCTGGGTCCTACAAGGCGCGAGGACTCCCCTCCTGGAGGGTAGCGGTGGAGGTGGGGGCGTCTCATCTCCCCCTGCTCAGGGTCAGAGGCGCTGCTCCCTGCACTGGACAGGGGGTGGATCCAACCGTTTGGCGTTCATGGTCTTTTTTACACTACTTTACTTCCTGTGCCCGCTGCTGGTCATTTTTGTTGTGTACTGCAATATGTTCAAAGTGGCTCGGGTAGCCGCCATGCACCACGGACCTCTGCCCACTTGGACGGACACGCCTCGTCGCCGCAGGTCAGAGTCACTTAGTAGCCGGTCCACTATGGTCACCAGCTCTGGGACGGGGACCGGGACCGGAAGGGAGACCCCGGGGCGGCCATTAGGAGGAGGGAAAGCGGCGGCAGTGCTGGCTGGTGTTGGAGGCCAATTCTTGTGTTGCTGGCTGCCCTACTTTTCTTTCCACTTGTACTCTGCTCTGGCTGCCAGCCCTCCAGCTGCATTGGCATCTCTGGAGGAGGCAGTCACCTGGATTGGCTACTTTTGCTTCACCTCCAATCCTTTCTTCTACGGCTGTCTCAACAGACAAATCCGGGAGGAGCTGGGCAAACACCTGCCGTGTTTGTTTCGTCGAGCAGGGCTAGAGGTGGAGGACAGGCTGCCCAGCCGTGAAGGCTCCATAGAAGAAAATTTCCTCCAGTTTCTTCAGGGCACCGGCTGCAACTTGGAACCTCAGAATTCACACAGCACCTCCAGTCCCAAGGGGGAAGCCTGCCGGCCAATGGCTCAGTCACAAGCACCTGAGCCAGCACATCCACTACCTGCTGATTTTCGTATACCCGGGCAAATCGCAGAGGAGACGTACGAGTTTATTGAGACTGATCAGGCGAAAAACAACCACATCGATACAGACACTTAA